A genomic window from Candidatus Bathyarchaeota archaeon includes:
- a CDS encoding 30S ribosomal protein S8, whose amino-acid sequence MVMNDPLANALAIIANSEARRKRECIIHPASKLIGNVLRVMQAYGYIGEFELIDDGRAGKFRVQLLGRINKCKAIKPRFSVRLKELDEYKRMFLPSRDIGILILTTPIGVISHREAEAKRVGGKLLAYVY is encoded by the coding sequence ATGGTTATGAACGACCCGCTTGCGAATGCGCTTGCGATCATAGCAAATAGTGAGGCTAGACGGAAGAGAGAATGCATAATCCATCCTGCTTCTAAGCTCATAGGTAACGTCTTAAGGGTTATGCAGGCTTACGGTTACATAGGTGAGTTCGAGCTTATAGACGACGGAAGAGCTGGTAAGTTTAGGGTTCAGCTTCTCGGTCGTATAAATAAATGTAAGGCTATCAAGCCGAGATTTTCCGTCAGGCTTAAGGAGCTTGATGAGTATAAACGGATGTTTCTTCCATCTAGAGACATAGGCATTCTCATACTGACTACGCCTATAGGTGTGATATCTCATAGAGAGGCTGAGGCTAAGAGAGTCGGAGGCAAACTACTAGCCTACGTCTATTAA
- a CDS encoding 30S ribosomal protein S14 has translation MAKQKPKKERKFGKGSRPCVRCGSYGPIIQKYGLMLCRQCFREVAAKLGFKKYD, from the coding sequence ATGGCTAAGCAGAAGCCTAAGAAGGAGCGTAAGTTCGGTAAGGGATCTAGGCCGTGTGTGAGGTGCGGCTCATATGGGCCTATAATCCAGAAGTATGGGCTTATGCTGTGTCGTCAATGCTTTAGAGAGGTTGCCGCTAAGCTTGGTTTTAAGAAATACGATTAA
- a CDS encoding 30S ribosomal protein S4e has translation MGKMGGSKHLKRLAAPRFWKVPRKTYKWVVKPVPGPHPIDNCIPLQLLIRDYLGLAHTAKEVKFILNKGYVKVDGKVVRERRFPVGLMDVVYFEKLDRAYRILPSKKGLIPYPIPSEEASFKLRKIVGKSTVKGGHIQLHMHDGYNMFIRVSDPRNPVEDVYKTHDVLKMSLEDSSVLEHIRLEKGVCVIIVGGRNMGRWGRIVETTPGSLTSDPSAVIETEDGSKVYTILDYVFPIGIEKPCISLPEV, from the coding sequence CCTAGGAAAACCTATAAGTGGGTTGTCAAGCCTGTTCCCGGTCCGCATCCTATAGATAATTGTATACCGCTTCAGCTTCTTATAAGAGACTATTTAGGCCTCGCTCATACGGCTAAAGAGGTCAAATTCATCCTGAATAAGGGTTACGTGAAGGTAGACGGTAAAGTCGTGAGAGAGAGAAGGTTCCCAGTAGGCCTTATGGACGTAGTCTACTTCGAAAAGCTGGATAGAGCGTACCGTATACTCCCGTCTAAGAAAGGCCTCATACCATATCCGATCCCTTCTGAGGAGGCGTCTTTCAAACTGAGGAAGATAGTCGGGAAATCTACGGTCAAGGGCGGTCATATACAGTTGCATATGCATGACGGCTATAACATGTTTATACGTGTTTCAGACCCGAGAAACCCGGTCGAAGACGTTTATAAAACCCATGATGTTTTGAAGATGAGCCTTGAAGACTCCTCGGTTTTGGAGCATATAAGGCTTGAAAAAGGTGTATGCGTGATTATAGTAGGCGGACGTAATATGGGTAGATGGGGTAGGATCGTCGAGACTACACCGGGCTCTCTCACGTCGGATCCATCGGCGGTCATCGAGACCGAAGACGGCTCGAAGGTATATACGATACTAGACTACGTGTTTCCGATAGGCATCGAAAAGCCCTGCATATCTCTACCGGAGGTGTAG
- a CDS encoding 50S ribosomal protein L5 produces MLKPRIVKVTVNVCPGRSGEPLEKAMKILESLTGVKPCMCKAKRTIRDFGIHKGEPIAAKVTLRGAKAMEFLQKALDAVNRRIPASSFDEYGNFSFGIKSHLDLPGTRYDPELGIIGMDVCVTVERPGYRVARRKWKKSKIGKKHRLTKEDAIAFVKESLGVEVV; encoded by the coding sequence ATGTTGAAGCCTAGGATCGTCAAAGTAACGGTTAACGTATGCCCAGGCAGAAGCGGAGAGCCCCTAGAGAAGGCGATGAAAATTCTCGAAAGCCTAACCGGTGTTAAGCCATGTATGTGCAAAGCCAAGCGCACGATAAGAGACTTCGGAATCCATAAGGGTGAACCTATAGCCGCTAAGGTTACCCTGAGAGGGGCTAAGGCTATGGAGTTTCTTCAGAAGGCCCTAGACGCGGTTAACCGTAGAATTCCTGCGAGCAGCTTCGACGAGTATGGAAACTTCTCCTTCGGGATTAAAAGTCATCTAGACCTGCCCGGTACAAGATACGACCCTGAGCTCGGTATAATCGGCATGGATGTATGCGTGACGGTCGAGAGACCTGGCTATAGGGTAGCCAGAAGGAAGTGGAAAAAAAGTAAGATAGGTAAAAAGCATAGGTTGACCAAGGAGGATGCGATAGCTTTCGTTAAAGAGAGCCTAGGTGTGGAGGTGGTTTGA